ATACATCAGTTTAATTATACGCAGATAGTAAAATGCGCCAATCAGTGAGAACAATACCGCTGCAACCGCCAGCCAAACATATCCTGCATTGACAACTGCTTGCAACACGGCAAATTTCGCATAGAACCCAATCATCGGCGGTATGCCTGCCAGCGAAAGCATCAGCAGTAACGTAATGAAAGCATACCAGGGGCTTCTTCTACTAAGTCCTTTGAAATCATCAATATTTTCAGCCTCAAATCCGCTCCGGCAAAGCAACATGATCATGGCAAAAGTGCCTAACGTCATTAATACATAGGCAATGACATAGAATAATGCTGAGCTATACCCGTTTGAATCTGCACTGATAAATCCAAGCAATAAGAAGCCCATATGGGAAATGGTTGAGTACGCAAGCATACGTTTGATATTGGTCTGAGCGATCGCGGCTAAATTACCCACAGCCATCGACAGAACAGCCAGAATCACTAACATGCCTTGCCAATCCGAGACCATTTCACCCATACCTTCAACCAGCAGACGCATTACAAAGCCAAACGCTGCCAATTTTGGCGCGGAACCGATAAATAACGTTACTGCCGTGGGAGAACCTTGATAAACATCAGGAGCCCACATATGAAAAGGCGCAGCACTAAGCTTGAAACTGATACCGGCTACTATGAACACCAAGCCAACGACCAATACTTCTTTGCTACTTGCTTCGCTTTGAATAATTTGAGCAAGTTGTGAAACATGCAAGGTTCCGGTCGCTCCATAGACCATCGACATGCCATACAGCAAAAATCCGGATGCTAAAGCGCCTAACACGAAGAATTTCATAGCAGCTTCCGTAGCTACGATAGACTCGCGCCTTAATGCCACCAATGCATACAACGATAACGAAAGTAACTCTAAGCCAATATACAATGTTAGAAAATGACTGGCGGAAATCATCACCGTCATTCCCAAGGTTGCAAACAAAATCAAGCTGAAAAATTCGCCTCGCAGCATACCGCGATCACTTATATACGCATGGGAATACACGAGTACCGCCGAAACAGTGCCATACACCATCAGTTTCAAGATATCAGCCATCGTATCGTCAACATACATCCCATGGAAAGTGTGTTTAATTTCTGTTGAAAATGATACGAAGGTCAGTATCGCACAACCCAATAGCGTTACCTGCGTCAACAGATAAGCGACATAACGTCGACTGTCACCCGCTGTAAGATCAGCCAGCATAACGACGCACACCATGATGAGCATAAATATCTCAGAAGAAGCTGGCGCAAAATCAGGTGGTATAAAATTCATTAATTCTTAATCCTTATATGAGGAAATACTTATATCAGGAATTATTACTGTCTCGGATTGATTTATTTAAAGTTTGCTGTTGTTAACATGCGATAACAATTGATCAACTGTCGTATGCATGACCTCAGTTAGCGGGTAGGGATACACACCAAACCATAATACGGTGATAGCCAAAATGGCCAATAATGCAAATTCACGTTTGGATATGTCCTGCAAACCTTCAACTGCAGGATTTGCAATGGCACCGAATATTACTCGTTTATACATCCACAATGTATAAGCCGCGCCAAATATCAGTGTTGTTGCAGCCAGGAATGCATACCAAAAATTAACTTTGACGGCACTCATGATGACCATGAATTCCCCAACAAACCCGCTCGTTCCAGGTAATCCAGCATTCGCCATTGCAAACAACATAAAAAATGCTGCAAATGCAGGCATTTTATTCACTACCCCACCATAATCTGCAATTTGCCGAGAATGTAACCGGTCATACAACACACCGACACAAAGGAACATGGCACCAGAAATAAAGCCATGAGAAATCATTTGCACCATGGCACCTTCTATTCCATAGGTATTCAACAAAAAGAAACCTAAGGTCACAAATCCCATATGCGCCACAGATGAATAAGCAATCAGTTTTTTCATGTCGGCTTGCATTAGTGCGATCAAACCGATATACACAACGGCTATTAAAGACAGCGCTATCATCATGTCGGCCAGATAAAGACTGGCATCGGGCGCTATCGGTAACGAGAAACGTAGAAATCCGTATCCGCCAAGCTTCAACAGAATTGCCGCTAAAACGACAGATCCTCCAGTTGGCGCTTCAACGTGCGCATCCGGTAACCAGGTATGCACCGGCCACATTGGTACTTTAACTGCAAAAGCCAGCAAAAATGCAATAAATATAAAAATCTGCGGTGTCAGTGGAATAGCTAGTTTGTGATAATCCTCAATCGAGAAGCTACCTTCCGATGCTTGATACAAATAAATAAGTGCGATCAGCATGAGCAGGGAACCAAGCAATGTATATAGGAAAAACTTGATTGCGGCATAAACCCGATTAGGGCCACCCCAGATACCAATGATCAAAAACATTGGAATCAACGAAGCCTCCCAAAACACATAAAACAGCATAGCATCCAGCGAAGCAAAAACACCATTCACAATACCGGACATGACAAGGAACGCGCCCATATATTGAGATACACGTTCTTTAATAACTTCCCATCCGGCGACAACAACCAATGGGGTGATGAAACAGTTTAACAAAATGAGTGGCATCGATATGCCATCCACTCCCAGGTGATAATTCACATTGAATCGTTCAAACCAAACATGATTTTCCACAAACTGCATTGCACCTGTGGCGACATCAAAATTGCTATACAGCGGGATTGCAACCAGAAAACCGAATATCGATCCTGCCAGCGCTAACCAGCGAGCGAGTTGCGCGTTACTGTCTTTTCCAGTTGCAAAAACGGCAATACCAAAAACAATGGGCAGCCAAATAATCAAGCTCAATAGTGGGAATTCAAACGACATGCTTATTCCGTTTTATTTGTTAGTACTTATTTACGTATTCGAATTATTGCTATTTAGGATTCACTACTATCTTGAAAGTTAGTAAAGCCATAGCGTCAAGATAACAAATATACCGACAATCATAGTGAATGCATAATGATAGATATAACCTGTCTGATACTGCCGTACCAAAGCTGCTGATAGTGCAACTACTCGAGCTGCACCGTTCACAAAGAAACCATCAATCACCTTAATATCGCCATACTTCCATAAAGCTGTCCCCAAAGCGCGAGAACCGCCAGCAAATAACCATGAATACAATTCATCAATGTAGTATTTACGATCCAGCAAGTTATATAAGAAACCACAGCGGACTTTAATTTTTTCAGGAATATCAGTTCTCACGTTATATAAAAACCAAGCAGTGAATATACCCGCAACTGACAGCCAGAAAGGTATCGTCGATAAAGCATGCAACATCATGCCAAAAATTCCGGTAAATTCTGCTCCTAATTTCACGATCGCATCGTGTTGTGGCAAGACATGAATTACATTATTAAAATAATCACCAAAAACGATCGGACCGATAAACCATCCGGCTGCTATTGTCGGTACAGCAAGGACCATCAATGGTAAAGTAACCACCCAAGGTGACTCATGCAGATGATCTTTGGTATGCTTATCCATTCTAGGTTTGCCATGAAATGTCATGAATATCAAACGGAATGTGTACAATGCGGTGACAAAAACCGTTGCCAATACACAGAAATACGCGAAACCGGCACCTGGGATATTGGCAAAATGAACAGCCTCAATGATTGCATCCTTAGAGAAAAAGCCGGAAAAACCGGGCACACCGGCACTCGCTAATGCTGCGATAAACATCGTCAAATAAGTAATAGGCATATAACTTTTAAGTCCACCCATTTTCTGCATATTTTGCTCATGATGCATGGCTATGATGACTGAGCCCGCGCCCAAGAATAAAACAGCTTTAAAAAAAGCA
The DNA window shown above is from Nitrosomonas sp. Is35 and carries:
- the nuoN gene encoding NADH-quinone oxidoreductase subunit NuoN, whose product is MNFIPPDFAPASSEIFMLIMVCVVMLADLTAGDSRRYVAYLLTQVTLLGCAILTFVSFSTEIKHTFHGMYVDDTMADILKLMVYGTVSAVLVYSHAYISDRGMLRGEFFSLILFATLGMTVMISASHFLTLYIGLELLSLSLYALVALRRESIVATEAAMKFFVLGALASGFLLYGMSMVYGATGTLHVSQLAQIIQSEASSKEVLVVGLVFIVAGISFKLSAAPFHMWAPDVYQGSPTAVTLFIGSAPKLAAFGFVMRLLVEGMGEMVSDWQGMLVILAVLSMAVGNLAAIAQTNIKRMLAYSTISHMGFLLLGFISADSNGYSSALFYVIAYVLMTLGTFAMIMLLCRSGFEAENIDDFKGLSRRSPWYAFITLLLMLSLAGIPPMIGFYAKFAVLQAVVNAGYVWLAVAAVLFSLIGAFYYLRIIKLMYFDEPETTEPLVPNSDVKILLSANGFAVLALGIFPQSLMGLSLYAIQSSM
- a CDS encoding NADH-quinone oxidoreductase subunit M translates to MSFEFPLLSLIIWLPIVFGIAVFATGKDSNAQLARWLALAGSIFGFLVAIPLYSNFDVATGAMQFVENHVWFERFNVNYHLGVDGISMPLILLNCFITPLVVVAGWEVIKERVSQYMGAFLVMSGIVNGVFASLDAMLFYVFWEASLIPMFLIIGIWGGPNRVYAAIKFFLYTLLGSLLMLIALIYLYQASEGSFSIEDYHKLAIPLTPQIFIFIAFLLAFAVKVPMWPVHTWLPDAHVEAPTGGSVVLAAILLKLGGYGFLRFSLPIAPDASLYLADMMIALSLIAVVYIGLIALMQADMKKLIAYSSVAHMGFVTLGFFLLNTYGIEGAMVQMISHGFISGAMFLCVGVLYDRLHSRQIADYGGVVNKMPAFAAFFMLFAMANAGLPGTSGFVGEFMVIMSAVKVNFWYAFLAATTLIFGAAYTLWMYKRVIFGAIANPAVEGLQDISKREFALLAILAITVLWFGVYPYPLTEVMHTTVDQLLSHVNNSKL